The sequence below is a genomic window from Candidatus Hydrogenedentota bacterium.
GAGCGAAGCGACTGAAGCAACCTCGTTCTCGCCCCGGCTTCGGTTCTCATGACGTCTTATCCGCTCAGAGCATTCAGCGGCGTGTGAGGTGCGCATGCGCCGCCAGCGCGCGGTCCCGGGCGGCGGCATGGTCCACGACCGGGTGCGGCCAAGTTCGGCCAAGTGTCACCCCGGCGGCGCGCAGCGTCTCCGCCGGGGCCTCCCAGGGACGGTAAATCCAGCGGTTCTCAAGCCCCGCCAGCTCCGGCGCCCACCGCCGGACATACGCGCCGTCCGGGTCAAACTTCATCCCCTGGAGGACCGGGTTGAACACGCGGAAGTAGGGGGCGGCGTCGGGGCCGCAGCCCGACGTCCACTGCCAGCCCAGCGTGTTGTTCGCCGCGTCCGCGTCCACCAGCGTGTCGAGGAACCACGCCGCGCCCGTCTGCCACGGGAGCAGCAGGTCCTTCACGAGGAACGAGGCCACAATCATGCGGACCCGGTTGTGCATCCAGCCGGTGCGCCACAGCTCGCGCATGCCCGCATCCACAATCGGGTAGCCGGTGCGGCCGCGCCGCCAGGCTTCGGCGGCGTCCGGGTCGTCGCGCCAGGGAAAGGCCGCGAAGGTCTCCCGCAGGGGGGCGGTCTCGGTGCGCGGGAAGTGGAACAGCATGTGGTGGCCGAAATCGCGCCAGTAGAGCTGGCGGATCCAGGCCTCGGCGGCGGACTCGGCACCCCCGCGCGCGGCGGCGCGCGCCGCCAGTTCATGGACAATGCGCCGCCCGCTGATTTCGCCGAAGTGCAGGTGCGGCGACAGGCGCGAGGTGCCCTCCACACCCGGCAGGTCGCGGGCCGTGGGATATTCGGAAAGGGCACCGTCGGCAAAATCCGCCAACGCTTGCGCCGCCCCCGCTTCGCCGGGGCGCCACGCCTCCCGGAACCCCGCCGCCCAGTCGGGTGTCGGCAGGAGTCCCAGGTCTTCAACGGCGAGGGAGGCGGGCCAGGTGTCCGGCGCGGGGATGCGCGCGGGGGCGGGCAGGGGAGGGGAGGGGGCCTGCGCGGACGCGGATTTCCAGAACGGCGTGAACACCTGGAACGGCCCGCCGGACTTGGTCAGGGTCGTCTCGGGGTCCGCCAGCAGGTTCGGGGCGCAGGCGTGGCACCGGGCACCCAGCGTCTCCAGCGCCTCCCGGACGCGCGCCTCGTCCCGCCGCGCGGACGGTTCCACTTTCCGCTCCCATCCCACGGACCCCGCGCCGGTCCTGCGCGCCAGTTCCTCCAGCACATGGGCCGGATCCCCGCGCCGCAGCACCAGCCGCGACCCGCGCGCGCGCAGAGCCGCGTCCAGGCGCTCCAGCGAATGATGCAGCCACCAGCGGGATGCCGCGCCCGGCGCGCAGGGGGATAGGTCCGCGTCGGGATGGATGAACACCGGAAGCACCGCGCCGCCCGCCCGGCAGGCCTCCGCCAGCGCCGGGTGGT
It includes:
- a CDS encoding deoxyribodipyrimidine photo-lyase translates to MGSPAIVWLRNDLRLDDHPALAEACRAGGAVLPVFIHPDADLSPCAPGAASRWWLHHSLERLDAALRARGSRLVLRRGDPAHVLEELARRTGAGSVGWERKVEPSARRDEARVREALETLGARCHACAPNLLADPETTLTKSGGPFQVFTPFWKSASAQAPSPPLPAPARIPAPDTWPASLAVEDLGLLPTPDWAAGFREAWRPGEAGAAQALADFADGALSEYPTARDLPGVEGTSRLSPHLHFGEISGRRIVHELAARAAARGGAESAAEAWIRQLYWRDFGHHMLFHFPRTETAPLRETFAAFPWRDDPDAAEAWRRGRTGYPIVDAGMRELWRTGWMHNRVRMIVASFLVKDLLLPWQTGAAWFLDTLVDADAANNTLGWQWTSGCGPDAAPYFRVFNPVLQGMKFDPDGAYVRRWAPELAGLENRWIYRPWEAPAETLRAAGVTLGRTWPHPVVDHAAARDRALAAHAHLTRR